From one Amaranthus tricolor cultivar Red isolate AtriRed21 chromosome 17, ASM2621246v1, whole genome shotgun sequence genomic stretch:
- the LOC130803630 gene encoding uncharacterized protein LOC130803630, whose amino-acid sequence MATAKKRVGFKGSTPIKSVATISPFRNLAPALLSGVIFGCTDMTINECLTKQLFGLPGPHFAYVKIIHPGLPLFLFNYSKRQLHGIFEAASPGQMNINPYGWTQDGSKKTPFPAQVQIRVQKYCRPLQESQFAPIIKGNYYSHSHFKFELDHAQVSKLIALFSTQVVAPSAVMAKADWPIINQNPTLLKSREAVEFNFSNAYDGPTPCNVSKMHLALTAGSTSCLDETHQPVGTDLEIMQRNEMDLIDENFQKLGVNCGPFESCPSSPLQEVGNIIMKHNEDDDLPEQKIGQEENIKENLNKPSEIQSMIEELRVLKNFKQEAIKTMDLMQETQQSLLSEVQQLQDRCIRLEALSNYSEVSAYGTMDATSDQLLDQGGLIILAGGSDGVSLLASLDSYSPEKDVIKSLRPMSSIRSYVSLAKLNSDLYAVGGGNDDAWYNIVESYNPVRNHWTSLPCLNKPKGALAATTLSNKLFAIGGGNGLLCFSEVEMFDVNVGCWIFSRSMLQKRFGLAAVELNGAIYAVGGYDGKCYLSSAERFDPRENSWSRLESMKSMRACHSLVMLNEKLYAIGGYDGSSMVATVEVYDPRYGTWMDEAPMNYSRGYSATVALGDSIYAIGGMGENGEIVEKIEWYQEDCGWKSTSLKAVGKRCFASAIIM is encoded by the exons ATGGCTACCGCGAAAAAAAGGGTTGGTTTCAAGGGAAGTACACCCATCAAATCAGTTGCTACGATTTCACCTTTTAGAAATTTGGCACCAGCTCTGTTAAGTGGGGTCATATTTGGTTGCACAGATATGACCATCAATGAATGTCTTACTAAGCAACTCTTTG GTTTGCCTGGTCCACACTTTGCATATGTCAAAATTATTCATCCAGGTTTGCCTTTGTTTCTGTTCAACTACAGTAAAAGGCAACTTCACGGTATCTTTGAGGCTGCTAGCCCTGGTCAAATGAATATTAATCCCTATGGTTGGACACAAGACGGTTCAAAGAAAACACCATTCCCTGCTCAG GTCCAAATACGCGTCCAAAAGTATTGTCGTCCTCTGCAAGAGAGTCAGTTTGCGCCAATTATTAAAGGGAATTATTATAGTCATTCACATTTTAAGTTTGAGCTTGATCATGCTCAAGTGAGCAAGTTAATTGCTCTGTTTTCAACTCAAGTAGTTGCACCATCTGCCGTAATGGCCAAAGCAGATTGGCCGATAATAAATCAAAATCCAACATTACTGAAGTCTAGGGAAGCAGTggaatttaatttttcaaatgcaTATGATGGCCCCACTCCTTGCAATGTGTCAAAAATGCATTTGGCTCTCACTGCTGGTTCCACTTCCTGCCTTGATGAAACTCACCAGCCAGTAGGCACTGATCTGGAAATAATGCAAAGGAATGAAATGGATTTGATTGATGAGAATTTTCAAAAGTTGGGTGTGAATTGTGGGCCTTTTGAATCATGTCCCTCAAGCCCATTACAAGAGGTTGGAAATATCATTATGAAGCataatgaagatgatgatttaCCAGAACAGAAAATCGGTCAAGAAGAGAATATCAAGGAAAACCTTAATAAGCCATCGGAAATACAGTCCATGATAGAGGAG TTACGAGTGCTGAAGAACTTCAAGCAAGAAGCAATCAAAACGATGGATCTGATGCAGGAAACTCAACAAAGTCTG CTCTCAGAAGTCCAGCAGTTACAAGACCGCTGCATAAGGCTAGAGGCCTTGTCCAATTATTCTGAGGTGTCTGCATATGGAACAATGGATGCTACCAGTGACCAGCTCCTGGACCAAGGTGGTTTGATTATTCTAGCAGGTGGTTCTGATGGAGTATCGTTGCTTGCATCGCTTGACTCCTATTCTCCAGAAAAAGATGTAATTAAATCTTTAAGGCCGATGAGCTCCATTCGCTCATATGTCTCTCTTGCAAAGTTGAACAGTGATCTGTATGCAGTTGGTGGTGGAAATGACGATGCTTGGTATAATATAG TTGAATCCTACAATCCTGTAAGAAATCATTGGACGTCACTTCCTTGTTTGAACAAGCCGAAAGGGGCCTTAGCTGCAACTACATTGTCTAACAAACTTTTCGCAATTGGTGGTGGGAACGGACTTCTCTGTTTTTCTGAAGTGGAGATGTTCGATGTAAATGTTGGTTGTTGGATATTCTCTAGATCAATGCTGCAGAAG AGATTTGGACTAGCAGCAGTGGAGCTTAATGGTGCCATTTATGCTGTTGGTGGATATGATGGAAAATGTTATTTGAG TTCGGCTGAACGATTTGATCCGAGAGAGAATTCTTGGAGTAGACTTGAAAGCATGAAGTCGATGAGGGCTTGTCATTCCCTGGTTATGTTGAATGAAAAGCT GTATGCTATTGGTGGTTATGATGGAAGCTCAATGGTAGCCACTGTTGAAGTATATGACCCTCGGTATGGAACCTGGATGGATGAGGCACCAATGAACTACTCTAGGGGA
- the LOC130803632 gene encoding protein root UVB sensitive 3 — MSVKDSIPQQIVVEEWTGSSPSKLSITAIISSTPSISIKRFDSRFKLIRRQILSAFVPEGFPSSVTPDYVPFQIWDSLQGLSTYIRMMLSTQALLSAIGVGEKSATVIGATFQWFLRDLSGMLGGILFAFYQGSNLDSNAKMWRLVADLMNDLGMLMDLISPLFPSAFVFILCLGSLSRSFTGVASGATRAALTQHFALQDNAADISAKEGSQETVATMAGMALGMLLAHVTRGHSLAIWFSFLSLTMFHMYANYKAVHCLSLNSLNGERSSVILQRFMETGQVLSAEKVSLEEHVLPLWLNPWSSGKFKCLNSRILLGAKVSSFNHTEMMDLFRCAESYYKKAKYLLLEKKGMISIIIHKDSTPAEILQSYMHALVMANLSDRSSLGHIESCSWMEKYYADFIKKLQSSGWKTERLLSNAVVWRANWLIGSLDNKTE; from the exons ATGTCTGTGAAAGATTCAATTCCTCAGCAAATTGTGGTGGAAGAATGGACTGGTTCTTCCCCATCAAAACTCTCTATTACAGCTATTATTTCCTCTACCCCTTCTATTTCAATCAAAAG GTTTGATAGTCGCTTCAAGTTGATCCGAAGACAAATTCTCAGTGCCTTTGTTCCTGAG GGGTTTCCTAGTAGTGTGACTCCGGATTATGTACCTTTTCAAATATGGGATTCACTACAG GGCTTATCGACGTATATTCGGATGATGCTTTCAACtcag GCTCTTTTGAGTGCTATTGGAGTTGGTGAGAAATCTGCCACAGTGATTGGGGCTACTTTTCAG TGGTTCTTGAGAGATTTATCAGGGATGCTAGGAGGAATCTTGTTTGCGTTTTATCAG GGATCAAATTTGGATAGTAATGCAAAAATGTGGCGTTTGGTTGCAGATTTAATGAATGATCTTG GAATGCTGATGGATCTTATTTCACCCTTGTTTCCTTCAGCCTTTGTGTTCATTCTTTGCTTGGGAAGTCTCTCACGGTCGTTCA CTGGTGTTGCCAGTGGAGCTACTAGAGCTGCTTTGACACAGCATTTTGCGCTCCAGGACAATGCTGCAGACATATCTGCAAAG GAAGGAAGCCAAGAGACGGTGGCTACAATGGCTGGAATGGCATTAGGAATGCTACTTGCTCATGTTACAAGAGGACACTCTCTCGCAATTTGGTTCTCCTTTTTGTCATTGACTATGTTTCATATGTATG CAAACTACAAGGCTGTACATTGTCTTTCATTGAACTCATTAAACGGTGAACGGAGCTCTGTCATTCTACAACGTTTCATGGAGACTGGTCAAG TGCTTTCAGCCGAAAAGGTTTCACTGGAAGAGCATGTTTTACCTTTGTGGTTGAATCCATGGAGTTCTGGAAAGTTCAAATGTTTGAACAGTCGTATACTGTTGGGCGCAAAGGTCTCTTCTTTTAATCATACAGAAAT GATGGACCTTTTTCGTTGTGCAGAATCTTATTATAAGAAAG CAAAGTATTTACTGCTGGAGAAAAAGGGGATGATCAGTATCATCATCCATAAAGACTCAACACCTGCAGAAATCTTGCAGTCCTACATGCATGCACTCGTAATGGCAAATCTTTCTGACAGAAGCTCATTGGGGCATATCGAAAGTTGTTCATGGATGGAAAAATATTATGCGGATTTCATAAAGAAG CTACAATCATCAGGTTGGAAGACAGAAAGACTATTATCGAATGCTGTTGTTTGGAGGGCGAACTGGTTAATTGGGTCTTTAGATAATAAGACCGAATAG